A genomic segment from Luteibacter aegosomatis encodes:
- a CDS encoding phosphotransferase — MQAASTETVTLLKADELGRIERVERGGVLLIRRDIGSARWWARGFARRAAAREARALGKLDGIDGVPRLLAWDGRILERSYMAGLPMQQGQPRDAAYYRRALRLLAVLHRRGIVHNDLAKEPNWLVRDDGTPGLVDFQIAWTRGKRGALFRLLAREDLRHLLKHKRTYAADALSERQRAILAQPAPHSRLWRATGKRLYKLIARKVFGYWDNEGQGRVRR, encoded by the coding sequence GTGCAAGCTGCGTCGACGGAAACCGTCACCCTGCTCAAGGCCGACGAACTGGGCCGTATCGAACGCGTGGAGCGCGGCGGCGTGCTGCTCATCCGGCGCGACATCGGCTCGGCCCGCTGGTGGGCCCGTGGCTTCGCCAGGCGTGCCGCGGCACGCGAGGCACGTGCCTTGGGCAAGCTCGACGGCATCGACGGCGTGCCTCGCCTGCTCGCATGGGACGGCCGCATCCTCGAGCGCAGCTACATGGCGGGGCTGCCCATGCAGCAGGGGCAGCCGCGCGACGCGGCCTATTACCGCAGGGCGCTGCGCCTGCTCGCCGTGCTGCATCGGCGCGGGATCGTGCACAACGACCTGGCCAAGGAGCCCAACTGGCTCGTGCGCGACGACGGCACGCCGGGGCTGGTGGATTTCCAGATCGCGTGGACGCGCGGCAAGCGTGGCGCATTGTTCCGCCTGCTCGCGCGCGAAGACCTTCGCCATCTGCTCAAGCACAAGCGCACGTACGCGGCGGATGCGTTGTCCGAACGGCAACGCGCCATCCTCGCGCAGCCGGCGCCGCATTCGCGCCTGTGGCGCGCGACGGGCAAGCGTCTTTACAAACTCATCGCGCGAAAGGTCTTCGGCTATTGGGACAACGAAGGGCAGGGGCGCGTGAGGCGTTGA
- a CDS encoding ferredoxin--NADP reductase gives MVALATEHVIDVHHWNDTLFSFRTTRDPGFRFESGHFVMIGLEVDGRPLMRAYSIASAHYEEHLEFFSIKVQDGPLTSRLQHLKPGDPVIVSRKPTGTLVLNDLKPGKRLYLLGTGTGLAPFLSIIRDPDTYERFDTIVLAHGVRHTNDLAYSQYIENELPNHEYLGELVREKLIYYPTVTREPFRNRGRITDAIADGEMARTLGLPQLNPAEDRVMLCGSPSMLEDICVLLDGEGFQASPRTREPGDYVIERAFVEK, from the coding sequence ATGGTGGCATTGGCGACCGAGCACGTCATCGACGTGCACCACTGGAACGACACGCTTTTCAGTTTCCGCACCACGCGCGACCCGGGTTTCCGGTTCGAGAGCGGGCATTTCGTGATGATCGGCCTGGAAGTGGACGGCCGCCCGCTGATGCGCGCCTACTCGATCGCCAGCGCGCATTACGAAGAGCACCTGGAGTTCTTCAGCATCAAGGTGCAGGACGGCCCGCTCACCTCGCGCCTGCAGCACCTCAAGCCCGGCGATCCGGTGATCGTGAGCCGCAAGCCCACCGGCACGCTGGTGCTCAACGACCTCAAGCCCGGCAAGCGCCTCTACCTGCTGGGCACGGGCACCGGCCTCGCGCCGTTCCTGTCGATCATCCGCGACCCGGATACCTACGAGCGCTTCGACACCATCGTGCTCGCCCACGGCGTGCGCCACACGAACGACCTGGCCTACTCGCAGTACATCGAGAACGAACTGCCCAACCACGAATACCTGGGTGAGCTGGTACGGGAAAAACTCATCTATTACCCCACGGTCACGCGCGAGCCGTTCCGCAACCGCGGCCGCATCACCGACGCCATCGCCGACGGCGAGATGGCCCGCACCCTCGGCCTGCCGCAACTCAACCCCGCGGAAGATCGCGTGATGCTGTGCGGTAGCCCCTCGATGCTCGAGGACATCTGCGTGCTGCTCGACGGCGAAGGTTTCCAGGCCTCGCCGCGCACGCGCGAGCCGGGCGATTACGTGATCGAGCGAGCGTTCGTCGAGAAATAG
- a CDS encoding TonB-dependent receptor, producing the protein MNNQFLSRRQALALAICTCLAGAGVVHAQSTTGGLNGSVPAGGNESIVIESGTGFRREVPVDERGRYSASQLPLGTYTVTLMRDGAVIDTRKDVTLRVGASTDVSFAAPAATAGDATSLSGVTVTGTALPNIDVTTVDSRTVVTAEQLAKLPLGRSAEAIARLAPGVVNNGANFQSDTGRSVASFGGAAANENAYYINGFNTTDPLNALGGLQLPYGAIDQQEVYTGGYSAQYGRSDGGVISQVGKRGTNEWHFGAQVLWEPAFARAHQDDLYYTHTPASAPAGNLYQPKSENRTWTTTVSAYAGGPLIKDKLFFFVAGEFEKQNRRTLNDVGSNTPEQKNDYRSPRWYGKLDWNINDSNILEVTGASDKRESSGTRYNYDFNNRQVLNAIGPDNNKKTGGDLYIAKYTSYITDNLTVSALYGKMDSKNYDQPSGNDPTLARIDDSPKQNPLLNGGHAIRNNQVGDISSPGRGNKSTNFRFDVAYVLGDHTISVGIDNVKSRVEDFGTTSPGPGYIWDYGFTETPNAPISNAPGRNFVPAPALFPNGQSGYFVSRNITGSLVSVRSDQKAQYIEDKWQVSDKWLLSVGLRNDQFTDYNPFGEAFITQTKPQWAPRIGASWDVNGDGSFKVFANAGRYYLGLPLSPATGAAAGYISTQQYYTYGGIDPVTGAPTNLTQISDVVSGNNSYGVPPDPRTVAGKGLKAEHQDEFILGFDKTLGQNWVYGAKFTRRLLRSVIDDFCDVDLVSNKALAEGHTISSTNSCYLINGGQANTFTLIDANNQPYDVTLTRDDMGFQSPKRNYYSLEMFLEHSFDGVWYGKLDYVFSRSYGNTEGQARTDTRQAGAAGSVDWDNHWVMDYANGVLGNDHTHVIKAYGYWQFAPEWQASGNLQASSGAPQICLGYYGPDHSEPVSYGSTFHFCNGQPAPPGSQGRLPWTFQLDLGLTYRPNWADQKLAFSANVFNVLNQKRATYRYPSSEDKPNTPNPIFGVPWYTQDPRYARLAVTYDF; encoded by the coding sequence TTGAACAACCAGTTTCTCTCGCGGAGGCAGGCACTCGCCCTGGCCATCTGCACCTGTCTGGCCGGCGCGGGCGTCGTCCACGCGCAGTCCACCACCGGCGGCCTCAACGGCAGCGTGCCGGCGGGCGGCAACGAAAGCATCGTGATCGAGAGCGGCACCGGCTTCCGCCGTGAGGTGCCGGTCGACGAACGTGGCCGCTACTCGGCGTCGCAGCTTCCGCTGGGAACCTACACGGTGACCCTGATGCGCGACGGCGCCGTCATCGATACCCGCAAGGACGTCACGCTGCGCGTCGGTGCCAGCACCGACGTGTCGTTCGCGGCTCCCGCCGCCACCGCCGGCGACGCGACGAGCCTCTCCGGCGTGACCGTCACCGGCACCGCGCTGCCCAACATCGACGTCACCACCGTCGACTCGCGTACGGTGGTCACCGCCGAGCAGCTCGCCAAGCTGCCGCTGGGCCGTAGCGCCGAGGCCATCGCGCGCCTCGCGCCGGGCGTGGTGAACAACGGCGCCAACTTCCAGAGCGACACCGGCCGCTCGGTGGCCAGCTTCGGCGGCGCCGCGGCGAACGAGAACGCCTATTATATCAACGGCTTCAACACCACCGACCCGCTCAACGCGCTCGGCGGCCTGCAGTTGCCCTACGGCGCGATCGACCAGCAGGAGGTCTACACCGGCGGTTACAGCGCGCAGTACGGCCGCTCCGACGGCGGCGTGATCAGCCAGGTCGGCAAGCGCGGCACCAACGAATGGCACTTCGGTGCGCAGGTGCTGTGGGAACCGGCGTTCGCCCGTGCCCACCAGGACGACCTGTATTACACCCACACCCCGGCTTCCGCCCCGGCCGGCAACCTTTACCAGCCCAAGAGCGAAAACCGCACGTGGACCACCACGGTGAGCGCGTACGCGGGCGGCCCCCTCATCAAAGACAAGCTGTTCTTCTTCGTGGCCGGTGAATTCGAGAAGCAGAATCGCCGCACCCTCAACGACGTGGGCAGCAACACGCCCGAACAGAAGAACGATTACCGCTCACCGCGCTGGTACGGCAAGCTCGACTGGAACATCAACGACAGCAACATCCTCGAAGTGACCGGCGCGTCGGACAAGCGCGAGAGCTCCGGCACGCGCTACAACTACGACTTCAACAATCGCCAGGTGCTCAACGCGATCGGACCGGACAACAACAAGAAGACCGGCGGCGACCTCTACATCGCCAAGTACACCAGCTACATCACCGATAACCTGACCGTCAGCGCCCTGTACGGCAAGATGGATTCGAAGAACTACGACCAGCCCAGCGGCAACGACCCGACCCTGGCCCGTATCGACGATTCGCCAAAGCAGAATCCGTTGCTCAACGGCGGACATGCCATCCGCAACAACCAGGTGGGAGATATCAGCTCTCCCGGCCGTGGCAACAAGTCCACGAATTTTCGCTTCGACGTAGCCTATGTGCTGGGCGACCACACGATCTCGGTGGGCATCGACAACGTGAAGTCGCGCGTCGAAGATTTCGGCACGACCAGCCCAGGTCCTGGCTACATCTGGGATTACGGCTTCACCGAGACACCCAACGCCCCCATCTCCAACGCGCCCGGTCGCAACTTCGTGCCTGCGCCGGCCCTGTTCCCGAACGGACAGAGCGGTTATTTCGTCAGCCGGAACATCACCGGCAGCCTCGTGAGCGTCCGTTCCGATCAGAAGGCGCAGTACATCGAGGACAAATGGCAGGTCAGTGACAAGTGGTTGTTGTCGGTCGGCCTGCGCAACGACCAGTTCACCGACTACAACCCGTTCGGCGAGGCCTTCATCACCCAGACCAAGCCGCAGTGGGCCCCCCGCATCGGCGCGTCCTGGGATGTCAACGGTGACGGTTCGTTCAAGGTCTTCGCCAACGCGGGCCGCTATTACCTCGGCCTGCCGCTGAGCCCCGCCACCGGCGCTGCCGCCGGCTATATCTCCACTCAGCAGTACTACACCTACGGTGGCATCGATCCGGTCACCGGCGCTCCGACCAACCTCACCCAAATCAGCGACGTGGTGTCGGGCAACAATTCGTACGGCGTCCCGCCCGATCCACGGACGGTCGCCGGCAAGGGTCTGAAAGCCGAACATCAGGATGAGTTCATCCTCGGTTTCGACAAGACCCTTGGGCAAAACTGGGTCTACGGCGCCAAGTTCACCCGCCGCCTGCTTCGCAGCGTCATCGACGACTTCTGTGACGTCGACCTCGTCTCCAACAAGGCGCTTGCCGAAGGCCACACGATCAGCAGCACCAACAGTTGCTACCTGATCAACGGTGGCCAGGCCAATACCTTTACGCTGATCGACGCCAACAACCAGCCTTACGACGTGACGCTTACCCGTGACGACATGGGCTTCCAGTCGCCGAAGCGCAACTATTACTCGCTGGAAATGTTCCTCGAGCACAGCTTCGACGGCGTGTGGTACGGCAAGCTCGATTACGTCTTCTCGCGCTCCTACGGCAACACCGAAGGCCAGGCGCGTACCGACACCCGCCAGGCGGGTGCCGCCGGCAGCGTGGACTGGGACAACCATTGGGTCATGGATTATGCCAACGGCGTGCTCGGTAACGATCACACCCACGTCATCAAGGCGTACGGCTACTGGCAGTTCGCGCCCGAATGGCAGGCTTCCGGCAACCTGCAGGCCAGCTCCGGCGCGCCGCAGATCTGCCTCGGCTACTACGGTCCGGATCACAGCGAACCGGTGAGCTACGGCAGCACGTTCCACTTCTGCAACGGCCAGCCGGCCCCTCCGGGTTCCCAGGGACGACTGCCCTGGACCTTCCAGCTCGACCTGGGTCTGACCTATCGCCCGAACTGGGCGGACCAGAAGCTGGCGTTCTCGGCCAACGTGTTCAACGTGCTCAACCAGAAGCGCGCGACGTATCGCTATCCGTCCAGCGAAGACAAGCCGAATACGCCGAACCCCATCTTCGGCGTGCCCTGGTACACGCAAGACCCGCGCTACGCCCGCCTGGCAGTCACCTACGACTTCTGA
- a CDS encoding hybrid sensor histidine kinase/response regulator codes for MKIDGGRGNRTEPVMLSEAAERLRNPRIDRIVASFREYRVSLMRVVILGFILVWTAAWLHGPAPMAVEANRAFPLATGLFVAATLWMLCVRAARGLRRRSLIDALGTVANYVIVAVLLKAAFMLVITLTAVLPFLSVAVGVRYSRRAFAASVMASVAVLAISAPDGYWIARPAYALYALALVIVLPMTLYRLMDALREVSTEAIASREAQHRFISMMSHEMRTPLGTVIHSASLIDTGVMDEDQRRLVSLLESNANALLHRVNAVLDVASFAGGRFSLRQQPFTFDEVLVTVGAVCRPLAADKHLAFTVSRDASVEGVFNGDPGRIEQVLSNLASNAVKFTPPGGSVDVRVELVDGAAVRDPTIVCTVVDTGIGIADADKARIFDPFHQLSAGESRRQEGVGLGLYIVRNVSEQMGGRLEVADNPLGGTVFTWRFPLSRAPVGVRSIAGMPLVELLDEHRGRVARQRCLVVDDNAANREIVGRILERAGHVATFCASGDEALARLATDTFDVIFMDLHMPGSSGWDVLGRIDSARRAGEVPPIVMLSADSSHDAVRIAFKAGARAYLTKPIAAQRLLDVIESVAGERVLESAARAWQSVPEVSATADSGASPLDDMRALTSAEEFADFVALCAQATETHVEALRLAMLSRDIAGASEAIHALRNVLGNLGLPGGARVCDDLTVLVDAGGDLRAAHAELDALARSVRAFAARQRMVSVSTESANA; via the coding sequence ATGAAGATCGATGGCGGTCGCGGCAACCGCACCGAACCGGTGATGCTCAGCGAAGCCGCGGAGCGGCTGCGCAATCCCCGTATCGACCGCATCGTCGCCAGTTTTCGCGAGTACCGCGTCTCGCTCATGCGGGTGGTCATCCTCGGCTTCATCCTGGTCTGGACCGCGGCCTGGCTGCATGGCCCGGCACCCATGGCCGTGGAAGCGAACCGTGCGTTCCCCCTGGCCACGGGGCTCTTCGTCGCCGCCACGCTGTGGATGCTTTGCGTGCGCGCCGCCCGCGGGCTGCGTCGCCGCTCGCTCATCGATGCCCTGGGTACCGTCGCCAATTACGTGATCGTGGCGGTGTTGCTCAAGGCGGCCTTCATGCTGGTGATCACGTTGACGGCCGTGTTGCCTTTCCTGTCGGTGGCGGTGGGCGTGCGCTATAGCCGGCGTGCGTTCGCGGCGAGCGTGATGGCGTCGGTCGCCGTGCTCGCGATCAGCGCGCCCGACGGTTACTGGATAGCGCGCCCCGCCTATGCGCTCTATGCGCTGGCGCTCGTGATCGTGTTGCCGATGACGCTCTATCGGCTGATGGACGCGCTGCGCGAGGTGTCGACCGAGGCGATCGCCTCGCGCGAGGCTCAGCATCGCTTCATCTCGATGATGAGCCACGAGATGCGCACGCCGCTGGGCACCGTGATCCATTCGGCGTCGCTCATCGACACCGGCGTGATGGACGAAGACCAGCGCCGCCTGGTCTCCCTGCTCGAATCCAACGCCAACGCGCTCCTGCACCGCGTGAACGCCGTGCTGGACGTGGCCTCGTTCGCCGGCGGTCGCTTTAGCCTGCGGCAGCAGCCGTTCACGTTCGACGAAGTGCTCGTCACGGTGGGGGCGGTGTGCCGGCCCCTCGCCGCGGACAAGCACCTCGCGTTCACCGTGTCGCGCGACGCGTCGGTGGAGGGCGTCTTCAACGGCGATCCGGGGCGCATCGAGCAGGTGCTTTCCAACCTCGCGTCCAATGCCGTGAAGTTCACCCCGCCCGGGGGATCGGTGGACGTGCGCGTCGAACTCGTGGACGGGGCCGCCGTCCGGGACCCGACCATCGTGTGCACCGTCGTCGACACCGGCATCGGCATCGCCGATGCGGACAAGGCGCGCATCTTCGATCCCTTCCACCAGTTGAGCGCGGGCGAGAGCCGGCGCCAGGAAGGCGTGGGCCTGGGCCTGTACATCGTGCGCAACGTGTCCGAGCAGATGGGCGGACGCCTCGAGGTAGCCGACAATCCGCTCGGCGGCACGGTGTTTACCTGGCGATTTCCGCTGTCGCGGGCGCCGGTCGGCGTGCGCAGCATCGCCGGGATGCCGCTGGTCGAACTGCTCGACGAACATCGCGGCCGCGTCGCGCGCCAGCGCTGCCTGGTGGTCGACGACAACGCCGCCAACCGCGAGATCGTCGGGCGCATCCTCGAACGCGCGGGACACGTCGCCACGTTCTGCGCCAGCGGCGACGAAGCCCTGGCGCGGCTGGCCACCGATACCTTCGACGTGATCTTCATGGACCTGCACATGCCGGGCAGTTCCGGCTGGGACGTGCTCGGTCGCATCGATTCCGCCCGCCGCGCCGGGGAGGTGCCGCCCATCGTGATGCTCAGCGCCGATTCGAGCCACGATGCCGTCCGCATCGCCTTCAAGGCGGGGGCACGTGCGTACCTCACCAAGCCCATCGCGGCGCAGCGCCTGCTCGACGTCATCGAATCGGTGGCCGGCGAGCGCGTACTGGAGAGCGCCGCGAGGGCGTGGCAGTCGGTGCCCGAGGTATCGGCGACGGCGGATAGCGGCGCCTCGCCGCTGGACGACATGCGCGCGCTCACCAGCGCGGAAGAGTTCGCCGACTTCGTCGCGCTCTGCGCGCAGGCGACCGAAACCCATGTCGAGGCGTTGCGCCTGGCCATGCTGTCGCGGGACATCGCGGGCGCATCGGAGGCCATCCATGCATTGCGCAACGTGCTCGGGAATCTCGGCCTGCCGGGAGGCGCGAGGGTATGCGACGACCTGACGGTGCTGGTGGACGCCGGCGGCGACCTGCGGGCCGCCCATGCCGAACTGGATGCGCTGGCCAGGTCGGTGCGCGCATTCGCCGCGCGCCAGCGTATGGTGTCGGTTTCCACCGAGAGCGCCAACGCTTGA
- a CDS encoding alpha/beta hydrolase encodes MSTLDDLARGIDARERAIPGLKPDNEARIVFVDDTRARRPLSVVYLHGFTASQAEGAPAHRDIARACDAHLYLARLHGHGSDDPEAMAGATPERWMADADEALDIGLDLGERVLLVGTSMGATLALDLAARRGASVAGVVTWSPGIRVHDPAQLEAALSLSGAIPADGERTDFQRRYWSQMIHSDGIRAVARLLAERMRRDILCEITCPVFMGLWDGGEGDRDTLTSVRAMRDAFGWLGTPGDRKSLQAYDHAAHVLASPERSPAARHVENDTLAFLRAMRIAR; translated from the coding sequence TTGAGCACACTGGACGACCTGGCCCGCGGCATCGATGCCCGCGAACGCGCGATACCCGGGCTGAAACCCGACAACGAAGCCCGCATCGTCTTCGTCGACGACACCAGGGCACGGCGCCCGCTTTCGGTGGTGTACCTGCACGGATTCACCGCGAGCCAGGCCGAAGGCGCCCCGGCGCATCGCGACATCGCACGGGCCTGCGACGCGCACCTGTACCTGGCGCGCCTGCACGGGCACGGCAGCGACGATCCCGAGGCCATGGCCGGCGCCACGCCCGAGCGCTGGATGGCCGACGCCGACGAGGCGCTGGACATCGGCCTGGACCTGGGTGAGCGCGTGTTGCTGGTGGGCACGTCGATGGGTGCCACGCTCGCGCTCGACCTTGCCGCGCGTCGCGGCGCGTCGGTGGCCGGCGTGGTGACCTGGTCGCCGGGCATCCGCGTGCACGACCCGGCCCAGCTGGAGGCGGCGCTCTCGCTGAGCGGTGCCATTCCCGCCGATGGCGAGCGTACCGATTTCCAGCGGCGCTACTGGTCGCAGATGATCCATAGCGACGGCATCCGCGCCGTCGCCCGGCTGCTCGCCGAGCGCATGCGCCGGGACATCCTGTGCGAGATCACCTGCCCGGTATTCATGGGGCTGTGGGACGGTGGGGAGGGCGATCGCGACACGCTGACCTCGGTGCGGGCGATGCGCGACGCGTTCGGCTGGCTCGGTACGCCGGGCGATCGCAAATCCTTGCAGGCCTACGATCACGCCGCGCACGTGCTGGCGTCGCCGGAGCGGTCGCCGGCGGCGCGGCACGTGGAGAACGACACGCTCGCCTTCCTGCGCGCCATGCGCATCGCCCGGTAG
- a CDS encoding sensor histidine kinase translates to MRVLLAIARSGFVGLALWAWVACAWAVDSRERDIGQFMHRAWTVRDGAPGQVTALAQTADGYLWLGTPVGLFRFDGVRFERFRPREGGDFLASAVSSLYAPPTGGLWVGFRYGVVSFVDADGVASHYAAGSGLPTSTVYALGGTPDGRIWGATFNGLVMLSGKRWRVVSPTMGLPGRRARSLMVDREGRLWVATEEALAWLPNGGEHFTVATRGIGRVNRIAEAPDGSIWVAEDDGGVRPAWAGERDPDDMGPTLRLASAGLLFDRDGALWMPTLGDGIRRITHVRDWPRQVIDATGSVAQRFVERDGLSSDYADAVIQDREGDIWVGGTRGLDRFRVSRLTPAPMVSGGTDFAIVPAQGHGVWVGSKNRPLMRAEAHSMSSTPFTETITAASRDGKGVWLAGPSGIWRMKDDVPSLVSALPSSQYTGVQAIEGDGAGGAWVSINRPGLYHYASGRWAFDPLPPMDGEQAPLFLHRDGRGRLWMGFARNHLVIRDAGRDTLLGPGDGVAIGNVVAFCEGHAVDWIGGELGIASIAGTDVHTVHTLGEPLRGVSGMVRDARGDLWINAAQGVARIASDDLDHVARDPAFRPPVELFDFLDGLPGTPPPFRPVPSAVVADDGRLWFATTAGIVSIDPLNVPRNATPPQVHITSVSTDMGSWPAMPPLRLPARTERLRIDYTATSLGMPERVRFRYQLDGIDTRWRDAGSEREAVYTDPPPGHYVFRVTAANEDGVWNEQGVELALDIAPAFYQTWWFLVLCLAAAMAALYVAYLVRVRRIEEALRARLQERHAERERIARELHDTLLQSIQGLTMRFQAIANRVPAGEPLRVSMELALDRADEALVEARDRVRGLRTHTVDSRGLAVALEKLALAYADEHTVPIGVDVRVDMTGMDRQVRDELYGIAREALHNAVAHADASRIDLVLDVEGRDLALHVCDDGRGIDDVVMREGREGHWGLRGIRERAAAIGAEPTIASRLDGGTVVSVRVPLERVFPHRGHWLRRRFSRHRRR, encoded by the coding sequence GTGCGCGTGTTGCTCGCCATCGCCAGATCGGGATTCGTCGGGCTCGCGCTGTGGGCCTGGGTGGCCTGCGCGTGGGCCGTCGACAGCCGTGAGCGCGACATCGGCCAGTTCATGCACAGGGCGTGGACCGTGCGCGACGGTGCGCCGGGGCAGGTGACGGCCCTGGCGCAGACGGCCGACGGGTATCTCTGGCTGGGCACGCCCGTGGGTCTGTTCCGCTTCGACGGCGTGCGCTTCGAACGCTTCCGACCGCGCGAAGGGGGCGATTTCCTCGCCTCCGCCGTGTCGTCGCTCTATGCGCCCCCGACGGGCGGACTATGGGTGGGCTTCCGGTACGGCGTGGTCAGCTTCGTCGACGCCGACGGCGTCGCCAGCCACTACGCGGCGGGCTCGGGCCTGCCCACCTCTACGGTGTATGCCCTGGGCGGTACGCCCGACGGGCGCATCTGGGGCGCCACCTTCAACGGCCTGGTGATGCTGTCCGGCAAGCGCTGGCGCGTCGTCAGTCCGACGATGGGCCTGCCCGGCCGGCGAGCCAGGAGCCTCATGGTGGATCGCGAAGGGCGCCTGTGGGTGGCCACCGAGGAGGCGCTGGCCTGGCTTCCCAACGGCGGCGAGCATTTCACGGTCGCCACGCGCGGCATCGGACGGGTCAATCGCATCGCCGAGGCGCCGGACGGCAGCATCTGGGTGGCGGAAGACGACGGCGGCGTGCGTCCGGCATGGGCCGGCGAACGCGACCCGGACGACATGGGTCCCACCCTGAGGCTGGCCTCGGCGGGTTTGCTGTTCGACCGCGACGGCGCCTTGTGGATGCCCACGCTGGGCGACGGCATCCGGCGTATTACGCACGTGCGCGACTGGCCGCGCCAGGTGATCGACGCCACCGGGAGCGTGGCCCAGCGATTCGTCGAACGCGACGGCCTTTCCTCCGATTACGCCGATGCGGTGATCCAGGACCGCGAAGGCGACATCTGGGTGGGCGGCACCCGGGGACTGGATCGTTTCCGCGTAAGCCGGTTGACGCCGGCCCCGATGGTGTCGGGTGGCACCGACTTCGCGATCGTGCCGGCGCAGGGACATGGCGTATGGGTGGGCAGCAAGAACCGGCCGCTGATGCGTGCGGAGGCGCATTCGATGTCGTCCACGCCTTTTACCGAAACGATCACCGCGGCATCGCGCGATGGTAAAGGCGTCTGGTTGGCGGGCCCGTCGGGCATCTGGCGCATGAAGGACGACGTGCCGAGCCTGGTGTCGGCGTTGCCCTCGTCGCAATACACCGGAGTGCAGGCCATCGAAGGCGACGGTGCGGGAGGTGCCTGGGTTTCGATCAACCGCCCCGGCCTCTACCACTACGCCTCGGGCCGGTGGGCATTCGATCCGCTGCCGCCGATGGATGGCGAACAGGCGCCGCTGTTCCTGCATCGCGACGGGCGTGGCCGGCTGTGGATGGGATTCGCCCGCAACCACCTGGTGATTCGCGATGCCGGGCGAGACACGCTGCTCGGGCCCGGCGACGGCGTGGCCATCGGCAACGTGGTGGCCTTCTGCGAAGGCCATGCCGTCGACTGGATCGGCGGCGAGTTGGGCATCGCTTCGATCGCCGGCACCGACGTGCATACCGTGCATACGCTGGGCGAGCCCTTGCGTGGGGTGTCGGGCATGGTGAGGGACGCGCGCGGCGACCTGTGGATCAACGCCGCGCAGGGCGTGGCCCGCATCGCGAGCGACGACCTGGACCACGTCGCGCGGGATCCCGCGTTCCGCCCGCCGGTGGAACTGTTCGACTTCCTCGACGGCCTGCCGGGCACGCCGCCGCCGTTCCGTCCCGTGCCGTCGGCCGTCGTCGCCGACGACGGCCGTCTATGGTTCGCGACCACGGCCGGCATCGTTTCCATCGATCCGCTCAACGTGCCGCGCAACGCGACGCCGCCGCAGGTGCACATCACCTCGGTATCGACCGACATGGGCAGCTGGCCGGCCATGCCGCCGCTGCGGCTGCCCGCGCGCACGGAGCGCCTGCGCATCGACTACACCGCCACCAGCCTGGGCATGCCCGAGCGCGTGCGTTTCCGCTACCAGCTCGACGGCATCGACACGCGTTGGCGCGACGCCGGGAGCGAACGGGAGGCCGTGTATACCGACCCTCCGCCCGGGCATTACGTGTTCCGCGTGACCGCGGCCAACGAGGACGGGGTGTGGAACGAACAGGGCGTCGAGCTGGCGCTCGACATCGCCCCGGCCTTCTACCAGACATGGTGGTTCCTGGTGCTGTGCCTGGCGGCGGCGATGGCGGCACTCTACGTCGCGTACCTGGTTCGCGTGCGGCGGATCGAGGAGGCGTTGCGCGCGCGGCTGCAGGAACGCCACGCGGAGCGCGAGCGCATCGCGCGCGAGCTGCACGACACGCTGCTCCAGAGCATCCAGGGCCTTACGATGCGTTTCCAGGCGATCGCCAACCGCGTGCCGGCCGGGGAGCCGTTGCGCGTCTCGATGGAGCTGGCGCTGGATCGGGCCGACGAGGCCCTGGTCGAGGCGCGCGACCGCGTGCGCGGCCTGCGCACGCATACGGTCGACTCGCGCGGTCTCGCGGTCGCGCTCGAAAAACTCGCGCTCGCCTATGCGGACGAACACACGGTGCCGATCGGCGTGGACGTTCGCGTCGACATGACCGGCATGGACCGCCAGGTACGCGACGAGCTTTACGGCATCGCCCGCGAGGCGTTGCACAACGCGGTGGCGCACGCCGACGCCAGCCGCATCGACCTGGTGCTCGACGTCGAGGGGCGCGATCTCGCGTTGCACGTGTGCGACGACGGCCGCGGCATCGACGACGTGGTGATGCGCGAAGGCCGCGAAGGCCATTGGGGGCTGCGCGGCATCCGTGAGCGCGCCGCCGCCATCGGCGCCGAACCGACCATCGCGTCCCGGCTCGACGGCGGCACCGTGGTCTCGGTACGCGTGCCGCTGGAACGCGTCTTTCCGCATCGCGGGCACTGGTTGCGCCGTCGTTTTTCGCGGCATCGTCGCCGGTGA